In Fragaria vesca subsp. vesca linkage group LG1, FraVesHawaii_1.0, whole genome shotgun sequence, the sequence GAATCAACCCATAATTTACTCTTCAAGAAGAAAATTCAATTTCCTAACTAAAATTGGGATTTCGTCCAAAAAAATAAAACTAAAATTGGGATTCAAAAATACAAGTTAGACAATGGTGCATAATGAGACGAATATCTTAGATAAATGTTTTGCTCAGTAGATGTCTTTTGTGGTGGAAATTTGAGCGTTTTTATCTATTTTTATCAAATTCTTTTTTGTATGGATCTTTTAAAATTATACGTAGCAGTTTTGCATTGTGTATAAACTCGTTTCATAATACGTTGTTTTTAACATCTACAAGTGTATGCTAGTCGTGTTTATTGATTGGAATGGGCTTATGGTAGTGAAATACTTGGGTGGGATGCGATAAGTCAACCACTGTTATGACCTCTATTATTGTTTGAATGCACGTGATATTATCTTTTGACTTGAAATTTAAAAAATAATATTTTTGTACAATAGTTCTAAATTTTACAGACAAACTCGGTGCTCGGTGCAATCCGATTCAATCTTTTAGAATCATCAACTTCGGTTTTAGTTTTGAAGGAGCCAACATCAACAACAAGCAAAACTTATTTCCGATCAGCGTTTAGTTTGGTTAGACTCCTATATTTCTTATCACGTTCAATCTTCGCTAACATCTTTAGTGTGGTATACAAACTACTGCCTCATTTTCTCATGCCGGAAAATCCACCTCACTGCATTTGAATATAGACCAAAAATTGGGTACCTCCATTAGGGGATATGAAAAATGAACCAATATAGAAAACTCTCCGGCGAAGTTAAAACTAAACTCCAGGCATGCAAACGAGACAGAGAGAGATCAAGCCACACCCCTTTTCAAACGGCCGTATTTTGATTCCCGTTGGCAAATTCATGTCAGCTTTCCCAAAATTCCCTCACTTTCCCCCTGAGTTTTCCTTTTCCCTCCCACAATATGCAAACACCAAATCCGGCCAACAACGATTCCCTCTTCTCGTCATTTCCCTTTCTACACGTTCATCTCACATAAACAAATAACCACACACACCAAATTTCTAGTCCTTTTTTTTTGTTCATTTTAGTTGGTACTGGAAATATATAAATAATGGCTTAAACAAGAAATTTTGCCGGAGAACTTTCTGAACTGTCGGACTTGTTGCCCACAAAAAGGGTTCATAGACAAATATCAGTCACCTTTTCTTTTTCTTTATAAAGAGAGAACAACGCCCTTATCAATCCAAAGACTCAACCTTTTATTTTTCTAATTCAATTTTTCTTTTATAATCCCCACATTTTCCTTGTTTTTCTTTTTTTATATACTTAATTTCTGAGTTTTACAGACTGCTACAGAGAGAGACTGAGAGAGTCTGGTGGTATATAGAAACAAAAGAGAGTAGCAAAACCCCANNNNNNNNNNNNNNNNNNNNNNNNNNNNNNNNNNNNNNNNNNNNNNNNNNNNNNNNNNNNNNNNNNNNNNNNNNNNNNNNNNNNNNNNNNNNNNNNNNNNNNNNNNNNNNNNNNNNNNNNNNNNNNNNNNNNNNNNNNNNNNNNNNNNNNNNNNNNNNNNNNNNNNNNNNNNNNNNNNNNNNNNNNNNNNNNNNNNNNNCTCTCTCTCTCTCTCTCTCTCTCTCTCTCTCTCTCTCTCTCTCTCTCATTCTTCTCCATCTTCTTCATCTCCACTCACCAACACCACCACCATATCCTCTTTACATTTAGTTGCAATCTGAAACAAAGCTTCTGTTTTGTCTCCTTTTAATTTTTGTTTCAAATTTGCTTAATGCTTACTGTGTCTTGAAGAGATATCAATGTCTATGTCCTTGGAGCATGATTACATAGGCTTATCAGAGTCCATGGAAGCCTCTGACAAGGGAGGAGCTGCAGCTTGGAACCTCAAAGCCACTGAGCTCAGGCTGGGCTTGCCTGGCTCTGAGTCCCCTAAGAGAGATAGTGTGGAGGACAAAACTGGGTTTTCACTTAAACCCTGTGTGTCTGGAGCCAAGAGGGTGTTCTCTGACGCCATTGATGGAGCTTCTGGGAAGTGGGTTTTCTCTGGGAGTGGTGGATCTGAAGCTGAGTTGGGTAAAGGTGGTAGCTTGGTATCTCCTAGAGGTGTTAATGGTGGCAAAGGTCTTGCTGGGTCTGAGTGTAAAAGTCAACAAATCTCTGCTGTGAAAGATGGGGTTTTACAACAGTCTCCAAACCCGTTGCATGAGAAGAAGCCTCAGGTTTCTGCTCCTGCTGCAAAGTAAGTAGCTTTCTTTCTACTTCAATTGCTTCTTCTGTAGATGATTAAATGTATTTTGGTTGCTGAATTATGGTGTTTGCTTATCTTTCTAGATGGTCTATGACACTGACTTCTTGATGGGTTTTTAATTTTTGTTCATGCTATATGATTGTAGCTTGTCATTTATTGTTAATAAAGAAGCCTTCTGTTTAATTGGGTTGTTGGATCACAAAAGTCTCTGGATTTTGTTGGCTGTCTTGACATTTCTATGGTGTTGCATGCTCTTTGTTTGAATTTTACTGTGTGCAAATGGTTTAACTAACTTGAAACTACTGGGTAAGTTATGTCAAGATACCATCTGTGAATCCTAACCCCCTTCTACTTTTGCATGCATGTCTCCAGATCTGTTTCACACCAGTAAGAGTTTATTTTATAGATTTCTTAAGCTTGTGTAGATGAGTCATAGATTGTACAGGACTGCAGCAATTATGGCTCTTAACTAAGAAATTGATAGCAAACTCTAATTTTCTCTCATGTCATGTGTGACAGGGCTCAGGTTGTTGGATGGCCACCAATTCGTTCATTCCGGAAGAATTCAATGGCATCCATTCCTTCCAAAAAGGATGATGATGCAGAAGGCAAGATGGGAGCAGGGTGTCTTTATATTAAGGTCAGCATGGATGGTGCACCATACCTGAGGAAAGTTGATCTCAAAACCTATGGCAGCTATGTGGATCTATCATTAGCTTTGGAAAAGATGTTCAGCTGCTTTACAATTGGTATATTATCTTTTTTACTCTTATTTGTTTCTGTTGAACTTCCATTATGGTTGCCAATCTATCTATCCCTTCACCACGGTCTAGTACTACCTTTTGGTTTGGAATCATTTCGAAGAAAGTTAGGGATCAGAGCTCAAGATCAATTCCTTCGCTAAAAATACTTACCTAAACAAAAATGTCTTTAGAACTCTTTATTTGGGAAGAACAGAACTGGAAATGAATGAAAATAGTTGGTAAATGTTTGGATTTCTCTTGGGAAACTGGGTTTAGCATAAATCATGGATTCATATCTTAGAATTTGAGTGAACTGGTGTAATACATGCACACTAGGTTCTGTGCAGATGTCCTTTAAATTCCAACGAAACCTAAGCCACCAAAGACCTTAATTAGCTCATCTGATTCTATTCATCAACAGTATTCAATTAACCAATTTCCACTTGACTTTCTAATGGACTGTTTATGTTATTGAAATGGTTGGTCCATTTGTAAAAACTTATATAGAATTTGTAAAAGGATACGAGCGTGTGTACTTTCCTAGACTCGGCCAATAGGATCCAGGTCTGCTAGAGTTCTCAAAAGGTCTGCTAGTGTTCTCACTTGGATCACTTCTTTGATTATTATGTCCATACATTTTTACATGCTTACACATGAATATATAAAAAAAAATATGAAAAAAGGCGAAAGGTGCATTCGTTCTCATGTTTTCCTGATTGGCAATGTTTTCTTGAAAATGCTGGTAACATCTTCGATTTGAAGAGCTTCTCTCTAACAATTGAAACTTATTCAGGTCAATGTGGCCCACATGGAGTTTCAAGTCAAGATGGAATGAGCGAGAGTCGATTAATGGATCTTCTCCATGGTGCTGAATACGTCCTCACCTATGAAGACAAGGATGGTGATTGGATGCTAGTTGGTGATGTCCCCTGGCAGTAAGTGTTGACTTTTTGAGACCAGAGATTTGTAGATTATATGAACTATATTCCTTGTTAATTACTGCTAAATAATAGCTATTCAAGAGGTCAATCCATCTAACAGAATATGCTAATTGCCATTATTGCAATTTAATTTAGTAACTCGACATCATATGATGTGGAGTACTGGCAATTTCACTACAGCTAAGCATAAGTTTATAGCTTTACTTAGGGTTTGTAGAAACGATTGCATCTTTTCTTATGATTGCTTATTCTTGCAGAATGTTCACCGACTCGTGTAGAAGGATGAGGATTATGAAGAGTTCAGAAGCTATAGGGCTAGGTATGTACTGTAGTTTCATTCTTCATGATCTGTTTTAACGAGTTATTATATGTTTAAGTTTCTTAAATCTGTTATAATGTTTCGATTGTTTCCACATTACTACCAAAAAAACATTTGCCGACTTGTTTTAGTGCTAAAAATATACTGAAAAAGATGATTTTGGTTTAGGCCTTGATGGTTGCCATATTTTGAATGTGCAGTCAATTTTCCTTGGCCATTGCTGTGATAAATCATTAACTAGGATCCTTATGATCTTGTTTTCTTTGTTACAGCCCCAAGGGCCATGCAGAAGTGCAAAAATAGTAATTAGTATCATCATCACCATGAATGGATACTCTAAGCAAAGTGATGTTGGAGGTAGCTGTTATCAGCAACCAAGGTGGCACCTGAGTAGCTCACAAGATTGGGCTCTGAATGGCTCATAAGGTGGAGGTAGCTGTTATCAGCATATCTATGCTTCTACATATTGAATATCTAGGGTAACAAACTAATGGAAAATCGGTACTGTAAACATGTCTAGTTTAATTCATGCTCTCCCCTTTTAAGTTGTATTCTTATAGCTGGCTGCAAAGCTAGTCGACAATCCTTTTGAACAGTACAAAGGGAAATGAACAATGTACTGAATGTAGTGTTGAACTACTAATATTACTAGTTTGGTGTGCCTACAAC encodes:
- the LOC101311700 gene encoding auxin-responsive protein IAA27-like; the encoded protein is MSMSLEHDYIGLSESMEASDKGGAAAWNLKATELRLGLPGSESPKRDSVEDKTGFSLKPCVSGAKRVFSDAIDGASGKWVFSGSGGSEAELGKGGSLVSPRGVNGGKGLAGSECKSQQISAVKDGVLQQSPNPLHEKKPQVSAPAAKAQVVGWPPIRSFRKNSMASIPSKKDDDAEGKMGAGCLYIKVSMDGAPYLRKVDLKTYGSYVDLSLALEKMFSCFTIGQCGPHGVSSQDGMSESRLMDLLHGAEYVLTYEDKDGDWMLVGDVPWQMFTDSCRRMRIMKSSEAIGLAPRAMQKCKNSN